In the Hirundo rustica isolate bHirRus1 chromosome 2, bHirRus1.pri.v3, whole genome shotgun sequence genome, AATCGGTGGGTCGTGCTGTGACGATAGTTACCACAACACGTCTACTTAACGCAGCATGTTCTCCTTTAATGTGTATATTTTGCTCTAACGTCCCTGTTTTTCCAGTAGAAGTAGTTGTCCCAGGAGGCTTGAAATGTTGTGTGAATGGTTTGTTGGTTTAACTCACATACTTCTGAGTAAtgagttttctttttgcatGGTCCGGTAGCAGTGCTTTAACAGAGAGCTGCTTTTTATCACTGtcaaatttattttggaagagTGCCTTAGTCTCTGTTGCAGACATGTTAAGTTTTGTTTGTAGTATTTTGAAGAATGCCTTTGAAATGGCATTATGCTGCTTTTTAAACCCTTCCTGATGTTTGCCAGAGTTGTAACTCATACGTTGTGTCGTTGAATAAATCCATATTTGTGGCTACCAAAGCATGCAGTTCTAATTTACTTCTAAGTGGGATTTATGGACTCTTGGTGGTGTCTGATTTGTTTCCCATCTGCAGAAGTCAGAATGGGCATTGTCTGTCAGCACACTGCTCCTTGGTTGCTTGAAGCTCAGACTGAGTGCACAGTCTGTATAATTAGACACTTTACTTGTGATGACTGAGTACTTTTGTTCTTGAAATTCCAGACATGAGCTTTAGCCCTGCTGTGATTGAACGATGGGTAAAGGAGTGCTGCCTGCTAGGGCAGAAATGGAAAGCTattgtattttttctgcttttcttacaTTTCCTTTAATAGTTAGTAAGCTTATTTTAATACAGATGTTAGCTTAGGTGAGGAAACTCTTGCACTGTGCCTTGTATGaatgtattaaaaagaaaaaggctcctGCTGTTTAAATGGTAACTCTTTAGAAAGATCTGGAAATGCAGATGTTGAAATGTATACAGATGGATCTGAATATTGCAGTGGATGAGACACATTTGCACTAGAGCATGTTGCCTCCAGTGTGCAGTAAGTGGGGGATTCTCCCAGGTGTTACAGTCAATAACTATGGACATAGGGTGTGCCAAGGCCAAGAAACATATGGTTAAGTTGTAGCAATATTTTGATTCCATTTAACGTTTTGGGAAGCTTTTTTTACTGTTCCTTTGAGAGTGTGAAGcactttggtttgtttgttcaATCTAGGATGGATGCTACTCTGAAAGAGCTGACCAGCTTAGTGAAAGAAGTTTACCCAGAAGCGCGGAAGAAGGGCACGCATTTCAACTTCGCAATTGTTTTCACAGATCTCAAGAGGCCTGGCTATAGGTAAATGGCATTTATTCTCTGAGTTAATAGAATACTTTGGGCACCAGAATAGTACATTATTCTTCATTAACACTGATTTAAAGTTCAGAACCTACATACCAAACTTCTGAAGTTCTGTACGATGATCACTACAACCTCTTGGTGACCATTGCTGTCAGTATGTTCCCAAAACTATGAACCTGTGCGCTTGAGGGCGTTGGTTGCTGTATTGGCAACTGGAACATTGCCCTCCAACTTGAGATCATGCTTTGTTCCTGGTGGGTCTTGCACTTGAGTTACAGCAGTGATCTGCTTGCAGGTGTTTCTCTTCCAAAATAGCATGAGCTAATCTTTGTCAGCATCCAGTGGATGTACCCTTCTTTGGAGTCTGGTGGGCTCTTGTGCTTTGTATGGCAGGAGTAAGGGGTTCTCACTAGTATTTAACATAATAGGGTTgaaggctgctctgtgctcagaaAGAGCATTTGGTGTAGATTTTTCTTGGTGCACCCAGGACTGCAGAGGAAAACCCCAGCGTTCGGAATACACAGCCACATGCATGCAGTGCAGGGAATGGTGTGGGAAGGGAGTTAGGAGCCGGTGCAGTTCCTGTTTTGGACATCTGGAGAGATTGGCCATTTATAACTAACCtgcctttcttctgctgctcacagggTGAAGGAGATTGGCAGCACCATGTCGGGCAGGAAGGGCACAGATGATTCCATGACATTGCAGTCTCAGAAATTCCAGATAGGAGACTACTTGGATATAGCAATTACTCCTCCGAATCGTGCACCGCCCCCATCGAGCCGCATGAGACCTTACTAAAGTTTTGCTTCTCTTTGATTACGTGTTCTGTTTACTCCTACTTGCTGTTCTAAAGCAGgcttatttttttgcttttgttgctaAGCACCTGAAGACAAAGCTGAGCATTGTAGAAGAAAGTTATCTCTTAAACATTAACTTTTAGTTTGTTTAGAAGAAACCACTTTTGCAACTCCATCATCTTATTCCTGATTGTTCTAGTTTGAATAGTAAGTTAGTGTGTCCGGTGTTTTGAAGACTTCCATGAAATATGACCAGGAGGATTACAGGTGTTCTGTCTTGTTTGGAATAAAAATTGATGTTATTAATCTTTTGACTGTTTAGTGGTGTATCAATGCTCGAGGCTGCTCTGTGTTAGAAGTTACTGATGGTGCTGGGGGGTGTTGAGGGTGTTAAGCAGTCAGCTTCTAGAACCTGAAAATGGAGGAAGGGGTAGCTCAGAGATCTTGGTTGTCCTTGGGGCAACTGGAAGATGTGTGTGTGGTAGTGCCTGGTACCTTGAGGGCGATGCAGAAGGGGTGACCTGTGTCTCAGCAAAGTGGTGCAGGGTGGGACTTAGCTCCGTGCTTGCCAGCTTGActccctgtcactgcagggggAGATGCTGAGATGTGCAGGTGCCTCTGGTCTTCCAGCAGGGTCCAGCTGTCCTTGCCTGACTAGGAGCATCAGCTGGTCCAGGCAGGACCAGGTGCTTGCGCCTTGGGCCCCGTGTGCTCAGAGCAAGGCAAGGGCAGGAGTAGAAGCAGTAACTGCTCATTAGAATCTCCACCTTCCTCACCTAAGGCCTGAGCAGAGGCCAGGACTGAAGTAAAATGTTCCTATCTGCTGAGAACAGCGTGTGCTTTGTGTCATGAGCTGGGATctatgtagattttttttccgtCAGGAGTCCCTTGGTTCAGTATAGCCTGAGGGAGTTCTGCCCATGGCTTAACCCTCTTCTGCCCCCCTTCTCTGGGTTCTAAGGGAGTTGCCATTTCAGCCTTCATGAATGTCTCTCATTCCCAGAATCACCCACTTCAGAGTCATTTCCCTAAGACTTAAAAGTGCTCCTCACCTTTTTCTTAAAGAGAGCTCAAGAAAAGTCACTTATAAATGTTACTTGTAAAGGACTGAGCCAGCAAGTGGCAGTGGAGCCAATTTATTGCCAGAGTAGGCATGGGTGGGATGTTTTTTGTGGTGCAGTCACTTCTGGTGTGAGGCAGTGGTGCTCCAAATACTGCTGCTGTGAGAAACCCATGTGTTGGAACAGCTCAGGCATTTGTGTTACCAGGGGTGGGCTTGCTcgggctggggacacctgaCAGACCTGGAcagacagaagaggaaaagaccACTGCTCAGTGGTTCCACTGATTGCCCCAGGGCATCTTCTGTCCTGCAAAATGAGTGCAGTGAATAACCAGCATATAATTACAGAATTGCACACGTCCCACCAAAGGGAAGGACAAACCTGCCACTAGAGGTACACAGGAATATGGGCATTTCCTCAGTTTTGTGTCCTGGTTTTTGCTTTAATTGCATTTaaggataatttttaaatgtagctGCTATAAAAGGCAACTGAGCCTGTGTCTGTGactcagctgctctgggaggcGACTTTGCTGCTGGAATGGGAGACACGGccaggggatgctgctgcctgcccagcgggcagagaaaaagaacagcTACTACTTTATGTGTGGTGGCCCAAGAAGCAAAATGGCCAGGAAATGAACGTGCAGAACTGCCTTCAgtagcaaatattttattcagcTTGTTGGGTTGAGGAGTTTACCTTCCCTTGACTGCCATGAATGTACAAATCTCAGCTGATCTCCTCCCCAGATATTTCAGGATAAACATCTCTTGGGATCTCTTGCCCTCAAATCACATAGAAGGGTAATGCAGAAGCGAAGAGCTTATTGTTACGGGAAGAGACACTTGAGAGAAGAATGTAGTTCAGGTTAGGGGTTTCCTATAGCAATATCTAGCAGCTGGCAATCCAAGCtgatggcagcagctgtggaagCAGACAGCACCAGGGTACAACTATCCAGATGTGGCAACAAGTGAAAGGGAAGTCAAAGCTGTCACCAGCTGAGCTCCTAGTGCACCGGAGGGAATTCAGTCACAGTAACCTGGTTGTGTTTGTCTCTGAAAACTACTATAAAAGTTGAGGAGGATGCTAGTCCctaaaaagagcaaaatatgTAGAGCACTGTGGTTTGGGGAAATTAAAACATGGTCATCAACAGTGAACAATCCCGTGTGCTCAGGAAGTGGTGTAGACAACACTGCATCCAGATTTGTCaatccacaggatttgctttgtAGGTAGCAATTTGATGAGGAATTTTTAGATGAGgcgtttttcttttttgggtcTTTAAAGGCCTAAGAGACACAACTCTTACCTATCTACTGTGTCAATAGTAACCACTTCTCCAAAGCTTTTTATCTCCCAGCTGAGTAAGGCAAAGAACTAGGATGAGAGCTCTCCAGAAAAGGGTTCCTGGCTTTGACACTTCTCAGAGGTAATCCTGCCCCTGCCGAGCAGCCCAGACAGCTCTCACCTCCTGCCCATGCCCTGCCAGGGATACCACACCTATCCCCACCTCCCTTGCAGGTGTCTCTCCAGGTCTCCCCTTCTTCCTGTCCTTTCTCAGAGAgccatttttctctgccaccagCCAGTGACAAACATAGAGATCACTCCCGCAGGGCTCCAGCCTGTGTTCCCTGGTCTCTGCCTGTGGCAGCAAGCCCAGTGAGCTGAGCTCCCTGGCAGGGCCAGAAGCATTCCACATCCTGCCTGTGAGGTGCAGCACAGTCAAACAGACCCAGCTACAGAACCAAGTTAACTTCccctaatttcttttttacccTCAGTAGCACCTGCTGGAGGCTGCCCTGCTCCCATAGATGGGGTTCTTTGTCCCTTCAGGTGTGTCTTTCCTGCCTGTCTAGGTTTTACTTGACTCTTAGttctaattttttcccctcattttatGCACCTAAGccaatgttttttttccaatctaataaacagaaaagaagtttttgtttttgttttttgtttttgatatGCCAATTTTTTCCTTCACCAAGAACCTCCGCACCATTACGTTGTTACACCTTACATAAATATTGCTGCCACTGTTGATCATTTGCCAGGCTTTCACTTaacaggggaaggaaaaaagattcTTTTCCATGTGCTCAGGCCTTAAGTTTTCACAGTCACCTTCTGATTTCACCCCCCCTCCAGTATAGGTACATACCTATGTGTATACACACATTGGTGTGTACATCCACAACCAGAGACTACAGCACCAGAAAGCCAGCTCCTTTCCTGCAGTGGCAGCACAAGCCTAATAAAAGTTCTGCAACACTTTTGGGAGAGGTCCTGGTATGGGGGTTAATTCCCTCCTTAGTTTAAAGAGTGAGCACAACACACATTTTTCCAATAACCCACGCAGCAATAGCCATAGTCCTTCCTCTGTGTTTGCCATCTGACTGGAGCAGTTGTGGAGacttaagttttattttacagttctgGTCAAAAGCAGAAACAGCTGCGATGCAGCAGGAACGTATTAAACATTATCAGCAAATTCTCACTTTTGCAATGGACAGCATGGACAAATGAGGACAAATGTCTCTGAAATCCTACTGTGTCAGAGCAGGTGAATGATGCCAGCTAGGGTAGCATTCAGAGAACAGCACTATAAGTAATGCAACACCTAAGGTTTGACctaccaaaacaaaagcagtccAATTATCTGCCGTTGTCTAAGTCCTCGTGTCTGGACTTTGTGCAACTCTgatgggttaaaaaaaaaaaaagaggatcaGTTCCCCCTGAGGAATGTGCCTTGCAAAACACCCATGTGGTGTTGTGCGTCTGGCCACAGAAGCTTGTCGGTGGTGAGGAGGTGCCTGGCTGGTGTGCTGGGGCAAGGTCCTAAGGGCTGGGTTCAGAGGGGGCTGCAGTGTTTGGGACCCTCCCTGGGGTATTTTCCAATCTCACAGAAGAGAGAGGCTTAAATAGAGACAACTTTAACCAAAAACTCAAGTGACCTCCTCAACACTCAGCAAGAAAATCCAGTGCAGATGACAGCTTCACGGGCTCCTTTGGGTGAGTTCCTCCAAGTGCTGGCTGAGCTGTGAATTCCCCAAGCCATGCATCAGGAAAACACCAGGTAGTGTTTTCAGACTTAAAAAAGACTTGGGGGTCTTCAACAGGGGCCTGAAACTGGCTCAGGCTTTAGAGGACAGGAGGGGAAACCACAACAGTGGTTTCCGGGAGGGCATTTGAGGAAGAGCACCAGGCACACAACAGTCCCAGACCCCCAGGTGCCTGCTCAGCTGGGGCTATGTAAAAGCCCAGGTTGGGGTCTGCTGGCAAAACATGCtccattcctgctgctttgcctTAACAACTgctctggagagcaggaggctTATGCTAGAATAGAGGAAGGGAAGCACATGCTTATAGAAGTACTCAAGGTTTGAAATGGGTCCCACCAGCCACAGCAGCCTACAGGGCCAGGAACAAACCACCCCAACTCTGCGCCTATGGATAGGGCCCTCTTCCAAGTGGCAGGCTGGTCCTAGCAGCTCTGTTCTCTCCAGCCCAATTCATGCACAACCACCCAAGCAGTTGTCccagggagggggaaggggagttTGTGAGGAGTGTTGGCTGCTGTGGTGaagaggaggaatttcttcagctGCCACTGAAGTGATTATGGAGGAACAGCCTCAGGCAACCTTACCAAAGCTGGACAGACAGGATAGGATTCAGCCAGCCAGGGAAGGAGGACATGGCGGCTCCCACGCCcatcctttcccttctcatgCCTCAACAACTGCCAATGCCTTTGCAGGCAGGCAGTGATTTGGGTCAGTGCACAGACCCTGAACAATTTAATCCTGGAAAACAGTAATTAGCTCCTGGTGGTTGGGCAAGCAGGAATGGATTTTCCTGCAGCCACAACTGCCATGATGCAACCCACAACCTATGTTGTAggacctgcagctggaggaggaaaggTGGGAACACGCAGAAGGCCCTAGATTGCTTATGAAATTGCTGTAAACCAATCATTAGAGAATGTAACCCCAGGGCTTTAAGCCAGGAATACAATATGCCAAAAATTATGGAAGTATCTGAACACCTTCCTGCTGGGTATTCTGCAAACTATGCTTTGCTTGGCCTCTCCTCAGGGTAAATGCCCATGTGACAGAGTATCTTATTCCATGGACCATTTCCCATGCAGGCACATTTAtgctatctttttttttttaaactcttcaaCTTGAGTTGGGCAAGACAAATTCAAAGAAATTCCTGGATCTGGTCAGCTCCCTACTATGATGTCAACTGTCCCTTTGTAAAAGTAGGTATTAGCATAAGAACAGGATAAGATTTTACATTTAAGTTGATATAGGCAGCATCAGCCTGGCAGAAAATTGTGCTCCTTTGGACTAACACCTGATTCCATAGTGTAGCCTGGAATATTGTCTTTGCTGCTTGTAAATGCCACAATATCTGTATTATTGtcccatggggaaaaaaccaggTACTCCCAAAACAGAAGGCAGATCCAACATCAGCTACAGCTATTAATGGAGCATGTGCAACCTCCATGAGTGCTGGAACATTTGAATAGTGACAAGTGGGATCAAAGCAAATACGACATTTTACAGGGAATTTAAAGCATCCGtggtgctttaaaaaaaaaaaaaacaaggaagccTGGACTCCAAATATCACTCCAGTGGTTAATAAAAACATCAATAAAAGCACAATGGGAGGCACTAGAATTAATGCTTGTCAATTATCCCTTTGCCAGCCATCTGGGAATTTTCATTCCATTGAGAGACCTATAATTATGTTCAACCTCAGGCAAACTATTTCCCAGATAAAAAAGAACTGACCACCTTATTAAGCGGCTTCCTGAGCAGAACAGTTGAGATGCTCCTTTGACAACAAATGGGATTAGGGGGAGAATCTTCTGTTAGCTCACACATTAGAtatacttaaaagaaaaaaattaagagcacACCAAATGAAGGAAAAGTAAAGGCTATGCTTTTTTGGTTACTTTCCAGATGGTTTTAACTACTGAAAAGCAATTTTGTGCTGGTTCAATCTTTTCTGAGATCAGGCACTGCTAGGAGATGTGATCCCTTTTCTCACCCTTCCCTTACATCTGATCCAGCACTCACATGGCCAAAAGCTGAGCTTGAGATTGCTGTTGGGAAGGACAAActagaagagaaaacaaaaataattagcCTTCCAGTGTCTTTGCAAATGAAGAAATACATTGTAAAACCATACAACCCCTATGCAAGGGAGTTGGGGAAACAGCCTCTAGTGGAAGCAGCCCTGAGTTAAACTAGATAAAGCACAACACAGAACCATACTCTGGcaattttgcttgttttcaggTGATGACTCTCTCTTACATAACCACTGTGTTTGTGATTCACCCCACAACAAACCAACTTGTAAAATTTAAGTTCTTTTGCATCATTCCCACTTTGACATGTTATTAACTTTGGAGTGCAGCTGGATGAGCCTTTCCCCAGCAGCTACACTGGCTTAAGAGGA is a window encoding:
- the SAP18 gene encoding histone deacetylase complex subunit SAP18 — protein: MGGARRDIRERRGKMAVESRVTQEEIKKEPEKPIDREKTCPLLLRVFTTNNGRHHRMDEFSRGNVPSSELQIYTWMDATLKELTSLVKEVYPEARKKGTHFNFAIVFTDLKRPGYRVKEIGSTMSGRKGTDDSMTLQSQKFQIGDYLDIAITPPNRAPPPSSRMRPY